The Streptomyces sp. NBC_00102 genome segment TCCGCCGGCCCCGACGGCCTGGACCGGGACCTCGCACCGGATCCCCACTCCCTCGCGCAACACCTGCACGCTGCCCGTCGGCGCAGCCCGGTCCGGCACCGGTAGCCGTCCGGGATGACGGCGACGTCGGAGGCTGCCGCCCGGGTAGCGGTGGAGCCGTTCGCTCCCACAGGTGCTCGGAGACAGGATCGACGGACACCGGGAAGGACCTTGGACCACCAGCTGACACGCCGGTCTCCTTCGGAGGCTCATCGGCCCTCTTCTGGCGCCGACCTCCTGTCGGCGAGGCGATCCTGGTCGGCGGCGCTGCCGGCACGAGCCTCTGTGCGGCGCCCCCGTGCCAGGTAGTCCCGGACGATCAACTCGACAGCTTCCTGAGGGCTCTTGGTGCCTGCCAACAGCATGACCTCAATGGCCAATTCGCTGTCCAGGCTGATGGTGACCTTCGCCATGACACCTCCTGAAGAGTTCCTGCGGGGCCCATTCAAGCCGCTGACGGCCTGCGATGGGTAGGTTGCCCCGTCCAGGAAGGGGGGAGTCGGGACCCGGCCGGGGCAAACGACTCGTTCCGTGACGAGCTGTCATCGGAGCCGCTCCGCGACCGGGTGCGGTACTGGACTGCTGGTGCCCTGGTCCGCCGTCGGTTCCGGGGCCGGTTGTGGCCTGGCCGGGGTGGTGCAGCGGGCCCAGATCAGAAGGGTGAGGGGATAGACGGCGTAGCCGATGCGGGTTGCCGGAGACAGCAGAATGGCGATGGTGAGGCCGAGCGCGAGCCGGTGGGCGGCAGCCGCCGTGGTCGTCGGCGGCTGAACGATGAGCGATGCGGCCGTGGCTATGGCGCCGACGCCTATGAGAGCCACGGCGACGGCCTTGCCATGGGGCAGCACGGCGGACAGGAGGGCACCCAGGAGCGGGCTGGCGGCGGTCGAGGCGGTATCGCTCAGTCCGAAGGGGTAGAGCACCGCGTTGTCGAGGAAGGCGCGCGGATCGGCCAGGAGCGGCGGGACGACCGCCGACGCCGCCACGGCGACCGCCACTGCGGCCGTGGTCCTGGCGGCGCGTGATCCCTTGGTCGCGGCCAGGAGGGCGACGATGACGGGTATGGCCGGCCACGCGGTCCACTTCAGAATGGCTGCCGCTCCCAGCGCCAGAC includes the following:
- a CDS encoding type II toxin-antitoxin system VapB family antitoxin — translated: MAKVTISLDSELAIEVMLLAGTKSPQEAVELIVRDYLARGRRTEARAGSAADQDRLADRRSAPEEGR
- a CDS encoding glycosyltransferase 87 family protein, yielding MALIGVVGALAVPLVWLTAVGLQQMEVGVVERSAHHFLETGTPYLSHPVAVRDFNPYLPGMALFGLPHALFGETVSSSARLWSLAGFVAALAAAVAVLVKGRPRARRTAVTGAAWIVACPVVALPLAIGGVDPVVVAFVLLALAYAHRGRSVGAGLALGAAAILKWTAWPAIPVIVALLAATKGSRAARTTAAVAVAVAASAVVPPLLADPRAFLDNAVLYPFGLSDTASTAASPLLGALLSAVLPHGKAVAVALIGVGAIATAASLIVQPPTTTAAAAHRLALGLTIAILLSPATRIGYAVYPLTLLIWARCTTPARPQPAPEPTADQGTSSPVPHPVAERLR